The region CCTTATCCTTGCCTGATTGAGGAGGGTTCTCTTTAGCCCTTCCCGGAGCTCCCTTTTCCAGTTCCACACCCTTTCAGATAGGTTGAGGCCGTCCGGGTAGCGAAAGTTGAGGAGCTCCTCGGCCACTTTTGCGGCAAGGCTGGTTTTGTCTGGGCTTTCTGTGATGGTGGATAGGCTCAGGGCCGGGAGGACGCCGATTTCAGCCGCCGCTTTCAGGTTTTCAAAAAGTTTGTCAGCTAAGAAGTTAGCGTAATCTTCAAGGTATTTGTCTATCAGCTCGTCAAGGTTGGAAAGGTCTGGAGCAAGTTCCTTTTGAAATTTTTTAACTATCTCCTCGGCAAGCCTGTCAGCCTCTTTTTCAGTAATCAGGAGTTTTCTGAGGAGCTCCCTTCGTGTGGCTTTTATGAGCTCTTCGTAATTCATAGCTCTTCATTTAACCTATTGGTGAAATCTTGAGCTTCTTTTTCTATCTCCTCGTCCATCTTGGATAAAAGCTTGTCATCTACAAATTCTCCTAACATGTCTCTTGTCAGTTTCTTCCTTAGTTCAACTACCCCTGTCGGCGGCAGTATTTGGGCGGTAATGGCGTTCATTGCGGTTTCAAGCTCCTCTGCAAGGTTCCTGATTGAGAAGTCCCGGGGGTACTGAATGTAGCCCTTGAATTCCGTATCCTGCCAGCGGCAAACAAGCTCTGCAATTTTGTACTCGGCCTGCTCGCATTGAAGGGCAAAAGAGGTAAGGGTTCTGTTAAACTCAAGCCAATCGTACTCTTTTGCTATTCCGCTCTTTTGAACTCCACCGGTGAATTCAAGGTTTGCAAGCCTGTAAATCTGCTGCACGAGGCTCTCTATGTACTGCATGTAGGCCTGAACGGGGTCTGGGGGAGGGGCGATAAAATCGGGCTTTCCGCCCCCTTCGGGGGAGTAAGGAATGGCGTTCTCTGTAGAAATCGTCAGGTCTTTGAGTTTTTCAGCATCTGCTTTGTCCTTAACGGGAATTGTAAAGATAGAGAATGTCTGGTTTCTAAAGAGCTCCCGGAGCTCCGACAGGGCGTTGTAGAGGTCAAAGTTCAAGTTTGCTATGTCAAGTATCCACGGGGTCGCCGTCAGGTCATTTGGTAGCAGCGGGTCTGTAGAGTGGAGAGGAACTACGGGGACGACGCCGAGTTTGTGCTCTCCCTGACTTTCAATCTCTTTTAGCTCCGGGTCTGTATAGATTGCCCACCTTTGGGTGTCAAAGTAGCGGTAAATGATTGTGTTGTCAGGCTGGGTTTCTCTAAAGGTTATAGAGGAGAGCCTGCCGTACTCGTCAAGGGTATAGCTATACAGCTGTGAGCGGGTTCTGAGGGCAAGGTAGGGCCGAAGGTTTAACTGCTTTTCTTCAAGCTTTGTCGTTGCCTTCCCCGGGGGTTTGTCAACGATGATGTAGACCACGCCAGTAATCATTGAGAGCTTAAAGGCCCTTCTCATAAAGTCGTCTATGTAGGTTCCCTGCCTGTCAACGTCCTGAATGAATTCCTGATATTCCTGAGTTTCTATTGAGCGGATAGGGGACTTTTTAAAGAGGTGTGAGAGGTAGGAGTCAACGACTTTTTTAACGTAATTAGGATAGACGGCAAGTTTCTTGCGGCGCTCTAACTTCTCATCACTTTCCCTCGGGTGGGCTATTAGGTAGGTTCCGTCCAAAAAGCCGCCTTTTCCGGTGTAAGCGTCTATTAGGAACTTCTCTCCCGTTAAGGCCATCTTTATCTCCTATACAGAACTTCTATTTCAAGTGCCGCTTCATAGAAAGGGTGTGAAACTTCCGGGTTCAGAATGCTTCCAGTTGTGTTTACGTCAATTACAAGGCCATTAAGGTTCGTCTGGTCAACTGCTTTCTCAATTGCTTCAAGGGTTTCAACGAGCGTGTCTATTCCTTCTTCCGAGGTATTTGCTCGGAGGCTGACGATAAGGAGGATTTTCCAGGTAATCTGTTTTTTGGTGTTAAGTCTTTTTTGAGTGTCTGATGCTGGAACTATTGAAATTGCGTGACTTCGCTCTTTAGCTGATAAAACCTGAGCGGGGTTCCTGTAGCCTCTGCCTACGTAAAGGGAGGGGAATTTGCTTTCAAGAAAGCTCTGGAGCTCCGCCAAAATTTCTTTTCTCATTATCCCCTCGTTAGCTTTATCGGCGTTTCGGTTTCGTCTTCTGTCTGAACTCTAAGGCCGTACTCAATGAGCCTTTTCTCAAGTTTTTCGTAGAGCTCTTTATAGGCCTTTGCTTTTTGCAGGTACACGTCGTTTTCTCCAGAGGAGAGCTCCAGCGCCGTCAGGTAGCTTGCAAAGTAAACGGCAAGCTGTTTGAGGATTGGGTAGCCAGAAGGATTAACGACCGTAGGGTCAACGCCTATCTGGCTTAAAAGGGAGTCAACGTAAGCGTCTGCTTTTGAGAGGGTTTCGTCTGTAATATTTCCAGTAATTAAGCTATCCTGAAAGTCTGAGAGCTCGCAGTACTTGGCCATTACTCTCTCCTTAGAGCTTTTAAGAATGCCTGAACAAACTCTTTCTTAGCCTCCTCAAGGCCCTCTTTAATTGCCGTTCTGAAAAAGGGATAGGGTTTACTACCCGGGTGGCGAACGAGTTTTGCAAAGACATATCCCTCATCGGTTGCCCAGCGAAGGGACTGCCGCTTTCTGGGCCTTATCAGGTGTGGTCTCGTTCCAAACTCTACAAAGGGAGCGTAAGAAGCCTCAGCTACTATTTCGGCTTTGCCTTTACTTAGTTGCGTGAAGTCCGGACGGATTGACTGCTGGAGGTGTCCGGTTCTGGGGGTAAAGGCCTTTCCTTCGTCTATGACTCTGTGAATAGAGCGAAAGAGGCTGAGCGCAAAAGCGCCCAGCCCCTCTGAAAGTGCTCTCTTTCCAGCCGCCGCGTTAAGGAGCCAGTCAAGGTTCTGGGCTTCTACCTTAACCCTTACCACCCTTCTCCTCTGTCTGTGGCTCCTCCGGTTTTTCCTCCTCAAGGACTTTAACGCCCTTGAGTTTGCCGCTGTCAATCAGACCTTTCAGCCACTTGGCCTCTTTTCCCTTGAGCTCCAGTATGCCGCTGTATGGAAATTCAACCTTGTTCTTTCCGTCGTTTACTACCAGTCCCGGCATCCCCTTAAACTTCATGGTCTCCTCCTTTAGTAAGCGAGCCCTTCAAGTAGTCCGTGGGCCTGCTTGGCGTTCCTGACCTCAAGTGTGTACTCGCCGAGAATTCTGCGGGCTATGAAGTCGGCACCGTTTGGTGTTGCGTCAAAGTCTCTGATGGTAGAGCCTCTGAGTGGGACGAGGCGCAGGCGGCTCGTGTCAAGGATTGCGATTTTGTCTTTGGGGAAGTTTGTGTCAACTACGATGGTGGTTATCACTCCTGCCGGGAGGTCTGCAACGAACCTGGCGACGAAGTTTCCGGCAGTCTGGTCTTCCCTCTGGACGATGATGTTGTTGGCGTTGAAAGCAGAAATTTTCCTTGCCTGAGTGGTGTTACACACGAGGACGTTGGGAGAGCCGCCGTCCTGAACGATTTTCTCAATCGTGTCGTTTAGGAGGGTCTGAGTTAGGTCGTTGCCTGCGGCGTTTACGACGTTTCCGCCGGGTTGTTTGAGGAAGTAGAGGATACCGCCCATCATTCCGGGCTCTACTCCCTCAACTCTCTTTATCCTGCGGCCGTAGATAACGGCGTTGTTCATCCTGCGGGAGATAACTTGAAGCCCCTGATTTACCCTGTGGTTGATGAGGTTATCTATTCCGTACTGGGCGGTGTTCTGGGCCGTTCTCGTTACTTTGACCGTGATGTCAAAAATCTGGGTCTGGTTCCACTCGGTTCCGGGGAGAGCTCCGGGGTTGTCGTCCCCGGGAAGGGTCCCCTCGTCCCTCGGACGGGCAATGATTTTTACTTCCGTGTTGGCGTTGTGAGCTTCTGCCGTGGTTCCGCCGTAGCCCCTTGCGACTGTGAGGGTATTTCCTGAAACGGCCGTAACTTTGACAAGCTCATCTGAGCCTTCAAACGTAAGGACCATTCCGGGCTGGAACTTGGTTCCGTCTGCAACGCTCATTGAGGTTGAGGAAGCGTCAAGGTCGGCCGTAAGGGTGTCAACTTCCGGGGAAACTATGTCTTCAAGCCATTCGTGGGTGGGAGATTTGGCGTACTGGGGCGGAGCGGCGTGGGGAATTAAAGAGATAAGAGTAGGTTGCCTCTGGACAATCATTGAAAGTTCGTCGGTTAAGTCTCTAACGACGTTTTTAAGGTCGTATGAGCCAAGCATTATTCACCTCCTTCGCTCTGTTCAAGTTTGGCAAGCTCTCCTTTTAAAGCCAAGGCTTTTTCAATGTCGCCGGCCTTTTTGGCCTCCTCGTAAGCTTTAAGGAGCTCCTCTTTCTTTGAGGCAGGCGGAGAAGACTGATTTGTTGCTCCTGAGCCTTCTTTCTCGCTTGCCTTAAAGAGGAAAGGCTTGCTTTCTTTCAGGCTCTCTATGAACTCTGCCGGGTCCTTACCCTCAATTACGACTTTGCCGTCTTCGGTTAGCTCGGCCTTTCCGGAGACGATTGCAAGGAATACTTCAGGGTCAAGAACTCCTTTCTCGGCGGCAAGTTTCGTCAGGGTGTTTGTGACGACGAGGTTCTTCAGCTCGGCCTCTTTCTGCTGAAGCGCCTGCTCTCTCTCCTGAAGCTGTGCTTGGAGTTCCTTTAGTCTCTTTTCGTAGGCCTCAAGCTTCTTCTGAAACTCTCTCTCCTTGGCCTCAAGGATTTTCGTAAAGTCCCCCTCTTTCTTCCTCTGGGCCTCAACAAAAGCTTTTAGCTCATCTATGGAGCTGAAACCCAGAGTGGTGGGGTCAAATGAAGGTGCCGGAGTAGGCTTATCTTCTGGCATGGTTAACCTCCCGGTAGGTTTGTTTTAGCTTACAGCCGGGAGGGTTTGAGAGCTGTTCACTGTGGCGATTAAGACTGACTGGCAAGTCTGAAGAGCTTGCTCTTTAGCTTTTGAAGAATAGCCTTCTCCTCAAGGTGGGAGAAATCTTTAAGGTTAAATATCTCAACGAAGTTGTCACTCTCTATGAGATACTCAATTACCGAGCTCTCGTAAATCCTCCAGCTCCCCTTACTGTTTTTCTTTTTTATTTTGAACCCCCTCAGGTGGCCGGTGGCAAGGAGGAACCGGACCTGTGAGGGAGAGCACCTGAGTATCTTAGCTACCTCTTTGACTGTGTATTTCCTCTCTTGTAGCACGTTGAACCCCATATCCCCATTATGCTCCGTGCAATTTTCATGTTCTGTTAACTGTGGCGAGCCTCAAATCTTCTCCTTTAACTGTTTTCACGTCGCAGATTTCAAGGAGCCTTGAAACAACTGGCTCTTCTTTGAGGAAGTGGGCAATGGCCTTGAATGAGGCGTTGGAGGTTATGAATAGAAGCTTTTCCTCGTTGTAGGCGTGGTAGATGACCTCTATTACCAGTTTCCTCTCCCACTCTCCAAGGTTGGGGTTCAAGTCGTCAAGGAGGAAGGAGTCGTAATCCCAGAGGGCTTTCTTTGTTTCAAAGACGTCTTTAATGTTCTGGAGGGGAAGGTAGAGCGGACGGTTTACTTTGAGGTTCTTGAGGAGATAGGCGATTTTGTAGACGCAGGCGTAAGTTTTCCCCACCCCTGCCGAGCCTATCAGGAATAGGCCTTTTGGGGCTGAAAGAGCTACCTGCAGGGCTTCTGTTTTCTTCTTTTCGCTACCGAGAACCCTGTCTATATATCTTTTAGGGAAGTTTCCCTCAAGGAGAATTTCCTTGATTTGCTCCTTGCGACGGGGTTTGAGGAACTTGAGTGCTCTCCCCTCTGTAAGTACAAAGTACAGGTTATCCTGCTCTATGATTGAACATTCAGGGTATTGCTTTTTAAGAGCTTCAAGCGTAGCAACCTGCACGGCTCACCTCAAAATCCGGGTTCGTCAATCTTTTGGAGGTAGTGGTCCAAACCCCTTTCGTTCTCTTCTGTAGTCCACTTTTTCCCGGATGTGTCGCCCTTCCATCTGGGGAGGACGTAGCGGAATTGAACAATCCCTCTGTCGCCGAGTAATTTCTTCTTCCATCCTATTAGCTTTGGGTTGGCGTCCTTGAAAGCCTCGTACTCATAGCGAAGGGTATCGGTGTCAAGGTTGTTGTTGCGGTAAATCTTGATGAGGTCCTTAAAGTGTCTCGCTATGACCTTCCACGGGTCGCTAAATCTGAGGAGCTCCGGTGGTTCGTTGTTCCAGAGTTCTCTGTACCAGGCTATTAGCTCCCTAACCTCGGGCTCCCTGCTTTTGCTTTTCTTCCTCTCAAGGTCTTCTCTAAGGCTTCTCTCTGTATCCTGTATAACCTTAAAAGCCGCCATCACATTACCGGCCGCAATGTGCTCCATCGCAAGCCGAAGCCTCTTTATTACAGTGTCAGTGCGCATTGCTAACCTCCTTGAGGGTTTTGGCTTTCCATCTAACGGCGTAAACAGTTCTTCCAAGGAGCAGGGCGATTTCCCTTAGTGTTTTGCCCTCCTTTCGGAGCTCCACGAGTTTCCTGACTTCCTCTTTTGTCCAGGGTTTCCCCTTATTGACTGCGGCCTGGTCGGCCGACTGGAGGTATTTCCTTACCCTCCTTCTCGTGTCGGCCCTTCTCCTTTTTGCCTTCGCCTTTTCGTAGCACTTGCGGGAGCAGTATTTGTCTTGACTACCTCGCCTGCTGTAGAATGTCTTTCCGCAAACTGGGCACCTCTTTTCCCTGCCGTAGAGCTCCCTCCAGCGGTCTGCATAGTCAGGAAGAGCGAATATAGGGGGCTCCTTGTTTACCCTGACTAAGGTCTTGTACTTAAGCCAGCTGTAAACAGTTGATTCCACTTTGGTTTTTACGGTGCTTCTTCCAAGGAAGCCCCATTCTTCCATTAGGTGGTCAACCAGTTCGTTTATCTGGAATACCTTTAGCTTGTCCATCGCAATAGCAATGTCAGAGGCCCTCATCTTATCCCTCCGACGGCGGCTTTAAGGAACTTTTCAAGGCTTTGAGGCGTTATCTCTTTAAGGCCTTTCTTTCTTGCAAGGTGAAGGGCAACGTCAAGCTCGCCTGTAGTTATTCCTTCGCTTTTTAAAAGAGCGGTAATCTGGTCTGCGGCTTCAGGCTCAAATGAGTGTTTTGAAAGGAGTGAGACAACAGTCTCTTTGGCTATTGGGCTTAGGGCCTTTCTGATTATTATCCTCTTGACGAGGGAATGGTATTCGTTTGTAAGGAACCGGGAGAGTTTCCTGTCGCCCAGGAAGAGTAGAAGAAGGCCGGCAGGGTAGTAGACTTCTATCTCCTCTACAATGTCTTTGAGGATTGAGAGGAACCTGGGCTTTTCAAAGAGCCTCTGGGCTTCGTCAATTATCAGGACGTAGGTTTCGTTCCTGTGGGTTATCCACTCCTTTATTAGGTCAAGGTTTTCAACGAAGCTCCTCTTTGGGCCCACTTTCAGGGAGAGGACTATCTGGGAAACAAACTGGGTTTCGGTTATCCTCCTTTCCGGGAACTTCATGTACTTCACTTTCGGGTTCTTTGAGGCCACACGGAGGGCGCTCTTTGTCTTTCCTGCCATCCACTCGCCCCAGAGTGCCCCGTGCAGGGCCTCTTGCCTTTCGTGATAGAACTGCAGTAAATTTTGAACTGCCTTTTCAATCGCAGTTTGAACGTGTATCTTCATAACTCACCTCCGTTTACAGGTCTTCTAAGGTGAGCCAGCCGTCGTTCTGGCTCACCTGCTCTTCTTTGGTGGGCTGAACCGGGATTTCCTCAAGGGAGATTGAGTCAAGGTCTTCAAGCTCAATAGGCGACTGCTCTCTCTTAATTTCTGAAAGCTCCTGCTGGAGCTTCTTTTCTCTCCTTTTGAGCTTTGCCTTTTGGCGTTTTTCCTCTTTAACCTCTACGGTTGAAACCTCAATGGGCTTCCCTTCAAGGCGGGCTATTCCCACCAGCTCTCCGGTTGAAGCGTCGTAGACGCTAACCTCTTGCGCCTGAGATAGAGAAATCTCAACGAGAACTTTCTTCCTCTTTACCCCCAGGGGAGAAACCATTCTGTAAATCCTTCCCTCTATCTGAATAAGGTTGTCCCTAACGGTTCTCTCCTCTAAGAGGGTAAAGGCGTTTCTGACAAGTAGCTCCGGCAGTTTCTTTGAGTATCCGGTAAAGACCTCGTGGGGAATTACAGGTTCACAGAGGTGCTGGAAGTTGTGAAGGGAGCGGTTGTAAGCCTCTACTGCCCCCTCAAGGAGCTCTATAAAGTCTGCCTCTTTATTGAGGGCGGCGTGTAGGCGGAGCTCCTCCTTTAGCGAGCGAAAAGCCCTCTCTATGACCTTGTGGTTTGGGTTATAGGGGCGGGTATTCTTTAGCTCTATTCCGAGCTTCTCAAATCCCCTCTTAATGAGGTCGCTTTTAAGTATTTTTTCGTTATCACAGCGAACGGCCTTTGGAACCCCGAACCGGGCAAACAGCTCAGAGAGGTATAGAGCAACGTCGTAAGAGGAAAAGGCCCTGTTGTACCAGGTTGCTCCCTTTTCCCTGTTCTCAACGACGAGGGGCATGAAGAGAAAGCCGGTATAGGCGTCGTAGGCAAACAGCATTGAGTACTGAACGCCCCTATAGGTGTAGCCTGTTGCGTCAATTTCAAGGAGCTCCGGCTCCCTGATAACCGCTCCTCTGCTGACCCTGAACCTGTGGGCCTCTTTGGGGCGGCGGAGCTTCTCAAGCTCTGCCTGGCCCCCAAATTCGGCCTTTATAAAGGCTTTGAGAACCTGTAAAAACCTGTGGTAGCCAAAGGAGAGGCCTGCCGCCTGAAGGTGAAGCTCCATCTCCTTCCAGATTTTGGAGTAGGGAAGAGGGCGCTTGGTTCCTTTCTCTTCGCTGGTAAAGAGCAGGAGCTCCACGAGCCTGTCGCGAAGCTCTCTGTTTTCCTGAATGGCCCTAAGGTATTCTGTTAGTTTCCCTCCCCTTTTCTTACCTCTCTTCTCTGACTGCTTGGAGAGTCTGTAAACTGTTGATAGGGGAAGGTTTAGAATTTTCGCTATCTGCCTGTAGGAGTAGCCCTCTTCCCTCAGGAGCTTCACTTTTCTGGCCTCTCCTTTCAACTTTTACCTCCTGTACTCAACCTCATAGACTGCACGGCCGCGGCGGTAAAAAGGGTCCTTGGTGTAGGAGCCGTCTTTCCATTGCTGGAGGAGGGTTTCAAGGAGCTCTATTACGGCCTCTCTGCCGGCAATAGACTCCCAGCGGGCAAGCTGAACGTTAATAGTGTCAAGAACTTCTTTGTAGATGTCTTCCTTACTCTTGAGCTTGGGTTGTTTTTGTCCATTCTGCTCTTTCCTGATGGCGGCAGAGGCTTCTTGGGCCTTTAAACGCCCTATTGTGGTTTTTCCGTAAAAGAGCTCCGCTAACTCCATAATTACTTCGTCTTTTCTCTCCCAGTCTTCTGGAAGACCTGCTTTCTCGTAAGCCTCTGCGGGAACCAGCCCTTCTTCTCTAACGAGCCTTTTGGCTTCTTCAACTTTTTCCTTGAGAGATAGCTCCCCGTCGGCCTCCTCTGCTACTGCGTCAACTGCTAAAAGTTCTTCTTCCTCCTCCTGAATTAGCCTTTCGGGGTCGTCAAGAGTGGAGCGGACGGTGGGGGTGTCGGTTGGGGAATTTCTTACCTGGGTAACGGATTCCCCAATGGTGGATTCAAGTGTTGAATTCTTACCCGGGTAATTTTTCAACAGCCAGGTTCTAACAGTAGCATCTGGAATCCTTTCTCCAAACTCTTCCGAAAGCCTTTCGGCTATCTGGCGAGAGCTCAATCCCTGCTCTTTAAGCTCCCTCGCCCTCTTTTTCATCTCCTCTTTGCGGTCCCTTATGAGGCCGGCCTGGCTCAGAACCTTTCGCACGTAAGAAACTGTCGTTTCAAAGTCTTCGGCGAGCTTTTGCATAACGGTGTTAATCCCCTCGCTGAAGGCGTAGATAATTCCCCTCTTTTTCTCTGAGCCCGTTAGGTCTTTACCGGCCCTGCCCCTGCCTAAAACGTTGCAGATGGTCGCAACGTAGCGAATTTCGTGGCCCGGTATTCTCCAGATTTCAGCCGGAACTTTCACGCCGGCCTTAAGGTGGGCAAAATAGCGGTGGTTTCCGTCAACCAAAAGGAGCTTGCCTTCCTT is a window of Thermovibrio ammonificans HB-1 DNA encoding:
- a CDS encoding phage portal protein, which produces MALTGEKFLIDAYTGKGGFLDGTYLIAHPRESDEKLERRKKLAVYPNYVKKVVDSYLSHLFKKSPIRSIETQEYQEFIQDVDRQGTYIDDFMRRAFKLSMITGVVYIIVDKPPGKATTKLEEKQLNLRPYLALRTRSQLYSYTLDEYGRLSSITFRETQPDNTIIYRYFDTQRWAIYTDPELKEIESQGEHKLGVVPVVPLHSTDPLLPNDLTATPWILDIANLNFDLYNALSELRELFRNQTFSIFTIPVKDKADAEKLKDLTISTENAIPYSPEGGGKPDFIAPPPDPVQAYMQYIESLVQQIYRLANLEFTGGVQKSGIAKEYDWLEFNRTLTSFALQCEQAEYKIAELVCRWQDTEFKGYIQYPRDFSIRNLAEELETAMNAITAQILPPTGVVELRKKLTRDMLGEFVDDKLLSKMDEEIEKEAQDFTNRLNEEL
- a CDS encoding helix-turn-helix domain-containing protein, which translates into the protein MGFNVLQERKYTVKEVAKILRCSPSQVRFLLATGHLRGFKIKKKNSKGSWRIYESSVIEYLIESDNFVEIFNLKDFSHLEEKAILQKLKSKLFRLASQS
- a CDS encoding helix-turn-helix domain-containing protein; this encodes MKGEARKVKLLREEGYSYRQIAKILNLPLSTVYRLSKQSEKRGKKRGGKLTEYLRAIQENRELRDRLVELLLFTSEEKGTKRPLPYSKIWKEMELHLQAAGLSFGYHRFLQVLKAFIKAEFGGQAELEKLRRPKEAHRFRVSRGAVIREPELLEIDATGYTYRGVQYSMLFAYDAYTGFLFMPLVVENREKGATWYNRAFSSYDVALYLSELFARFGVPKAVRCDNEKILKSDLIKRGFEKLGIELKNTRPYNPNHKVIERAFRSLKEELRLHAALNKEADFIELLEGAVEAYNRSLHNFQHLCEPVIPHEVFTGYSKKLPELLVRNAFTLLEERTVRDNLIQIEGRIYRMVSPLGVKRKKVLVEISLSQAQEVSVYDASTGELVGIARLEGKPIEVSTVEVKEEKRQKAKLKRREKKLQQELSEIKREQSPIELEDLDSISLEEIPVQPTKEEQVSQNDGWLTLEDL
- a CDS encoding HK97 gp10 family phage protein, with translation MVRVKVEAQNLDWLLNAAAGKRALSEGLGAFALSLFRSIHRVIDEGKAFTPRTGHLQQSIRPDFTQLSKGKAEIVAEASYAPFVEFGTRPHLIRPRKRQSLRWATDEGYVFAKLVRHPGSKPYPFFRTAIKEGLEEAKKEFVQAFLKALRRE
- a CDS encoding OmpH family outer membrane protein, whose product is MPEDKPTPAPSFDPTTLGFSSIDELKAFVEAQRKKEGDFTKILEAKEREFQKKLEAYEKRLKELQAQLQEREQALQQKEAELKNLVVTNTLTKLAAEKGVLDPEVFLAIVSGKAELTEDGKVVIEGKDPAEFIESLKESKPFLFKASEKEGSGATNQSSPPASKKEELLKAYEEAKKAGDIEKALALKGELAKLEQSEGGE
- a CDS encoding ParB N-terminal domain-containing protein, which encodes MVNEKLLLKNYNPKLFRRLKELGCEFEDVALVDPAEIVVDQGIYPRSSTDTDRVEMYKEDLLKGDQFPPLIVTKKEGKLLLVDGNHRYFAHLKAGVKVPAEIWRIPGHEIRYVATICNVLGRGRAGKDLTGSEKKRGIIYAFSEGINTVMQKLAEDFETTVSYVRKVLSQAGLIRDRKEEMKKRARELKEQGLSSRQIAERLSEEFGERIPDATVRTWLLKNYPGKNSTLESTIGESVTQVRNSPTDTPTVRSTLDDPERLIQEEEEELLAVDAVAEEADGELSLKEKVEEAKRLVREEGLVPAEAYEKAGLPEDWERKDEVIMELAELFYGKTTIGRLKAQEASAAIRKEQNGQKQPKLKSKEDIYKEVLDTINVQLARWESIAGREAVIELLETLLQQWKDGSYTKDPFYRRGRAVYEVEYRR
- a CDS encoding SU10 major capsid protein, giving the protein MLGSYDLKNVVRDLTDELSMIVQRQPTLISLIPHAAPPQYAKSPTHEWLEDIVSPEVDTLTADLDASSTSMSVADGTKFQPGMVLTFEGSDELVKVTAVSGNTLTVARGYGGTTAEAHNANTEVKIIARPRDEGTLPGDDNPGALPGTEWNQTQIFDITVKVTRTAQNTAQYGIDNLINHRVNQGLQVISRRMNNAVIYGRRIKRVEGVEPGMMGGILYFLKQPGGNVVNAAGNDLTQTLLNDTIEKIVQDGGSPNVLVCNTTQARKISAFNANNIIVQREDQTAGNFVARFVADLPAGVITTIVVDTNFPKDKIAILDTSRLRLVPLRGSTIRDFDATPNGADFIARRILGEYTLEVRNAKQAHGLLEGLAY
- a CDS encoding ATP-binding protein — protein: MQVATLEALKKQYPECSIIEQDNLYFVLTEGRALKFLKPRRKEQIKEILLEGNFPKRYIDRVLGSEKKKTEALQVALSAPKGLFLIGSAGVGKTYACVYKIAYLLKNLKVNRPLYLPLQNIKDVFETKKALWDYDSFLLDDLNPNLGEWERKLVIEVIYHAYNEEKLLFITSNASFKAIAHFLKEEPVVSRLLEICDVKTVKGEDLRLATVNRT
- a CDS encoding AAA family ATPase; translated protein: MKIHVQTAIEKAVQNLLQFYHERQEALHGALWGEWMAGKTKSALRVASKNPKVKYMKFPERRITETQFVSQIVLSLKVGPKRSFVENLDLIKEWITHRNETYVLIIDEAQRLFEKPRFLSILKDIVEEIEVYYPAGLLLLFLGDRKLSRFLTNEYHSLVKRIIIRKALSPIAKETVVSLLSKHSFEPEAADQITALLKSEGITTGELDVALHLARKKGLKEITPQSLEKFLKAAVGGIR